A genomic region of Exiguobacterium sp. Helios contains the following coding sequences:
- a CDS encoding helix-turn-helix transcriptional regulator, with product MKSKVKELRARHGWNQTELAKRANISRQTVSLIEREEFMPSLLIATKIARVFETTIEDIFQFDEEELL from the coding sequence ATGAAGTCAAAAGTAAAGGAATTGCGGGCACGCCACGGATGGAATCAGACCGAACTGGCAAAACGCGCCAATATTTCACGCCAGACGGTCAGTTTGATTGAGCGGGAGGAGTTCATGCCGTCGCTTCTGATTGCCACTAAAATTGCCCGCGTCTTTGAGACAACAATCGAGGATATATTTCAATTCGACGAGGAGGAGTTACTGTGA
- a CDS encoding ATP-binding cassette domain-containing protein: MSIITFEDVQYKHILRGITGGFTEGKITTLVGPSGAGKSTCLKQINGLISPDSGRIRYRGEDLEQMNLVELRKQIGMAFQSAPMLPGSVMDNLSLPKTIFHETLAPDEAKRLLEQVDLHVDLKQPVKELSGGERSRLAIARTLVNQPDVLLLDEITASLDFRMVKEIEQLIQRLQRELQVTVIWITHDLDQARRVSEEVWFLKDGQLLEQGDVSLLEPDGTRPDIEAFLKGE, encoded by the coding sequence GTGTCGATCATTACCTTTGAAGACGTGCAGTACAAACATATACTCCGTGGCATCACGGGAGGATTCACGGAAGGCAAAATCACGACGCTCGTCGGACCAAGCGGTGCCGGCAAATCGACGTGCTTAAAACAAATCAACGGATTGATTTCCCCGGACAGCGGTCGGATTCGTTACCGCGGCGAGGACTTGGAACAGATGAACCTCGTCGAACTGCGGAAACAGATCGGGATGGCGTTCCAAAGTGCGCCGATGCTGCCGGGGTCCGTCATGGATAATCTCAGTTTGCCGAAAACAATTTTTCACGAGACATTGGCACCGGACGAAGCGAAGCGACTGCTGGAACAAGTCGATCTGCATGTCGACTTGAAGCAGCCGGTCAAAGAACTGTCGGGCGGTGAACGGAGCCGGCTCGCGATTGCCCGGACGCTCGTCAATCAACCGGATGTCTTGTTGCTCGACGAAATCACGGCCAGTCTTGATTTTCGGATGGTCAAGGAAATCGAACAGCTGATTCAGCGCCTGCAACGCGAGCTTCAGGTGACCGTCATCTGGATCACGCATGATCTCGATCAGGCACGCCGGGTCAGTGAAGAAGTCTGGTTCTTAAAAGACGGTCAATTGCTCGAGCAGGGGGACGTCTCGTTGCTTGAGCCGGACGGAACACGCCCGGACATCGAAGCGTTCTTGAAGGGGGAATAG
- a CDS encoding NAD(P)-dependent oxidoreductase yields MELSGKRILVTGVTGTLGLRIAKRLLSEALEVRGLIRQAERFNEFESLGITPVFGDLTNQMSLEKAMDQIDWVVHCAAYLGDDENLAHQSNVEGVIHLATAALDAGARVLHISTTSVYGEPANGHMTESSPLAVDHPAPYIRTKIRSEQILLDYAARGLDVRILRPGAICAEHDSHWGDRQVRRMQEADRVTWVHPADLVNWVHADNIAEMVVLVLTRGKAGDVFHAVDANIPETDFRMHLIEASSKPYQVPARAAERPTYATDKIRSLGYEPVRSFDETMDALLALFSLPAARMTSGAIVDSRTTSAVAAASKQPTNMLRRRGR; encoded by the coding sequence ATGGAACTGTCCGGAAAACGGATTCTCGTCACCGGTGTTACCGGGACGCTTGGACTACGCATCGCAAAACGATTATTGTCAGAGGCGCTTGAAGTCCGGGGATTGATACGACAGGCGGAGCGGTTCAATGAATTCGAATCACTCGGGATCACGCCGGTTTTTGGTGATTTGACCAATCAAATGTCACTTGAAAAAGCGATGGATCAGATCGACTGGGTCGTCCATTGCGCCGCCTATCTCGGTGATGATGAAAATCTCGCCCACCAGTCGAATGTTGAAGGTGTCATTCATTTAGCAACGGCCGCGTTAGATGCAGGAGCACGTGTCCTCCACATCTCGACGACATCCGTCTATGGCGAACCGGCAAATGGTCACATGACGGAGTCGTCTCCACTTGCGGTTGATCATCCGGCCCCTTATATCCGTACCAAAATCCGGTCGGAACAGATTCTCCTCGATTATGCCGCCCGCGGCTTGGACGTCCGGATTCTGCGCCCCGGGGCCATTTGCGCTGAACACGATTCGCACTGGGGGGACCGGCAAGTCAGACGGATGCAGGAAGCGGATCGCGTGACCTGGGTCCACCCGGCTGATCTTGTCAACTGGGTCCATGCCGATAACATTGCCGAGATGGTCGTCCTCGTCCTTACACGTGGAAAAGCTGGTGACGTGTTCCATGCCGTCGATGCCAATATTCCGGAAACGGACTTTCGGATGCACCTGATTGAAGCCTCCAGCAAACCGTATCAGGTTCCGGCCCGTGCGGCTGAACGCCCGACGTATGCAACGGACAAAATCAGGTCGCTCGGCTACGAGCCGGTTCGATCGTTTGACGAAACGATGGATGCATTGCTGGCCTTGTTTTCTCTACCGGCCGCGCGAATGACATCCGGGGCTATTGTCGACTCCAGAACAACATCAGCTGTTGCTGCAGCATCCAAACAACCCACCAACATGCTCCGGCGCAGAGGACGCTGA
- a CDS encoding YciI family protein — protein sequence MLFLFIGYYDAEKMNQSSQQELDAVMERCNVPLEDFFTKTNVLYEWHPGAETKRARLLDGQIQHQDGPDPDKTEQIGSLVVFEAVDLEQAVDLALLHPTTQLPEAQKYGWRMEVRPLIDPKEAE from the coding sequence ATGTTATTTTTATTCATCGGTTATTACGATGCAGAAAAGATGAATCAGTCCTCGCAGCAAGAGCTCGATGCCGTCATGGAACGCTGTAATGTACCGTTGGAAGATTTTTTTACAAAAACGAACGTCTTGTATGAGTGGCATCCGGGAGCGGAGACGAAACGGGCCCGGCTCCTCGACGGACAGATTCAGCATCAAGACGGACCGGACCCGGATAAAACGGAGCAGATCGGCAGTTTGGTCGTCTTTGAAGCGGTTGATTTGGAACAGGCGGTCGACTTGGCATTACTTCATCCAACGACCCAGTTACCGGAAGCACAGAAGTACGGCTGGCGGATGGAAGTGCGACCGCTGATTGATCCAAAAGAAGCAGAATAA
- a CDS encoding MFS transporter codes for MFIKRNHHNLATHNVRVFYFITLFGTINLLDPVITLFYFHRGLSASDILIILFMYCAATLVSEIPTGAFADRFGPKASFLTGSLISIFSTSLLLIADDLWWFSIQGLLWGLSTSFFSGSDDALIYESLKESGQEKTMSQVMAKISSVMFFVTIFTSLIGAYLVRDLAESQFQFLILIGILFKIIEFLLIFSLINPKSFDQFRDNPYTHVKNGWQIIRRSPDLIKVFLNFTIVLIPSVVIFGKFEQPYVTGAGLPVAWLGVLYASAALLSMLITRHLAWLLLRFKRTTLMQLSGIVTLLAVTLTSFLFDSLWIALVLFFVLRMIRSIRQPLYSGIINEHIPSGSRATTLSLLNLVDSAFDLIILGTMSFVATLGLPAIFIGCALIIGVGLLFPVREAKHVQEQEGRHIV; via the coding sequence ATGTTTATCAAACGAAATCATCATAATTTAGCTACCCATAATGTCCGTGTCTTTTATTTCATTACTTTGTTCGGCACGATCAATCTTCTGGATCCGGTCATCACCTTGTTTTATTTTCATCGCGGCTTATCGGCATCTGACATTCTGATCATCCTCTTCATGTATTGTGCCGCCACATTAGTATCGGAAATCCCGACCGGTGCCTTTGCCGACCGCTTCGGACCAAAAGCGTCGTTTTTAACCGGCAGCTTGATCAGTATTTTCTCAACCAGTCTCTTGCTGATTGCGGATGACCTTTGGTGGTTTTCCATTCAGGGACTGCTGTGGGGATTATCAACATCCTTCTTTTCCGGTTCAGACGATGCCTTGATTTATGAATCATTAAAGGAAAGTGGACAGGAAAAGACGATGAGTCAGGTCATGGCAAAGATCTCGTCCGTTATGTTTTTCGTCACGATTTTTACCAGCCTGATCGGCGCCTATCTCGTCCGCGATTTGGCGGAAAGCCAGTTCCAATTTCTGATCCTCATTGGAATTCTCTTCAAAATCATCGAATTCTTGTTGATTTTCAGTCTGATCAATCCTAAATCGTTTGATCAGTTCCGGGACAACCCGTATACCCATGTCAAAAATGGTTGGCAGATCATCCGCCGATCACCGGATCTGATTAAAGTTTTTCTCAACTTCACGATTGTGTTGATTCCATCTGTCGTCATTTTCGGAAAGTTTGAGCAACCGTATGTGACGGGAGCCGGACTTCCAGTTGCATGGCTCGGTGTTTTGTACGCAAGCGCCGCTCTACTCAGCATGCTGATCACTCGTCATCTCGCGTGGCTTCTCCTCCGGTTTAAACGAACGACGCTGATGCAACTGTCCGGAATCGTGACACTGCTTGCCGTTACGCTGACAAGTTTCCTGTTTGACAGTTTATGGATTGCCTTAGTGCTCTTTTTTGTCCTTCGAATGATCCGGTCGATCCGCCAGCCGCTCTATTCCGGCATAATCAACGAACACATCCCGTCCGGCAGCCGGGCGACGACACTCTCACTGCTCAATCTCGTCGATTCCGCGTTCGACTTAATCATTCTCGGAACAATGTCATTTGTCGCGACCCTCGGATTACCGGCCATCTTTATCGGATGTGCTCTGATTATCGGAGTAGGTCTGTTGTTTCCGGTACGGGAAGCGAAACATGTACAAGAGCAAGAAGGGAGACACATCGTATGA
- a CDS encoding MarR family winged helix-turn-helix transcriptional regulator produces the protein MSAIHEDFARLYYHLHPKWTENLSHQSVRILQTIQMTGAMTVKEIAARFNLSPNTASEHVKKLEGLGYVVKQRSSVDQRVVQVSLTREGRTAVKTHTELDAKRVEHVLKQLSPAEQHMIQTAFQLFREATDDCFSD, from the coding sequence ATGTCAGCGATTCATGAAGACTTTGCCCGGTTGTACTATCATCTGCATCCGAAATGGACGGAAAATTTGTCGCATCAAAGTGTCCGGATCTTGCAAACGATTCAAATGACAGGCGCCATGACAGTGAAGGAGATTGCAGCCCGGTTTAATTTGTCTCCGAATACCGCGTCGGAGCATGTAAAGAAACTAGAAGGGCTTGGGTATGTCGTCAAACAACGGTCATCTGTCGACCAGCGTGTCGTTCAAGTCAGTTTGACGCGTGAAGGACGGACGGCCGTCAAAACGCATACCGAACTCGACGCAAAGCGTGTCGAGCATGTTTTAAAACAATTATCTCCTGCAGAACAACACATGATTCAAACGGCATTTCAGCTGTTTCGCGAGGCGACCGATGACTGCTTTTCTGATTAA
- a CDS encoding ABC transporter ATP-binding protein, translating to MTSLLQIERLTKTYIRGTETIHALDDVSFSMQEGEFIAIMGTSGSGKSTLLNILGALDQPTGGTLRLRDEPQRDIFTEPAATLYRQQNIGFIFQSFHLLDDLTVSENIALPLMLKGVDATTIRKRTDHLLEHVGLSRWAKHRPTELSGGQQQRVAIARALIAEPPIILADEPTGNLDFRTSTDIMTLLKALNKDQQTSILLVTHDAQVASYADRILYFHDGRIVADQPSTGELGPIMETFERYVRSV from the coding sequence ATGACCAGCTTATTACAGATCGAACGATTGACGAAGACATACATACGAGGAACCGAAACAATTCATGCACTGGACGACGTCTCGTTTTCGATGCAGGAAGGGGAATTTATTGCCATCATGGGAACGAGCGGATCCGGAAAAAGCACCTTGCTGAACATTCTCGGGGCACTCGATCAGCCGACCGGCGGGACACTGCGGCTGCGGGACGAACCGCAACGCGATATCTTTACCGAGCCGGCAGCGACGTTATACCGCCAACAAAATATCGGATTCATTTTTCAATCGTTTCATCTGCTCGACGATTTGACGGTTTCGGAAAATATCGCCTTGCCGTTGATGCTCAAAGGAGTGGACGCAACGACTATCCGGAAACGGACAGATCATCTGCTGGAGCACGTTGGTCTGTCACGGTGGGCGAAACACCGGCCGACCGAGTTGTCAGGCGGACAACAGCAACGCGTGGCAATTGCCAGGGCTTTGATTGCCGAGCCGCCAATCATTTTAGCAGATGAACCGACCGGTAATCTCGATTTCCGGACATCAACAGACATCATGACATTGCTGAAAGCCTTGAACAAAGACCAACAGACCAGCATCCTGCTCGTCACGCATGATGCGCAAGTTGCGTCTTACGCCGATCGGATCCTCTACTTCCACGACGGACGTATCGTGGCCGATCAACCGTCGACTGGAGAACTTGGCCCGATCATGGAGACGTTTGAGCGTTACGTGAGGTCGGTATGA
- a CDS encoding NUDIX domain-containing protein produces MTRQKNIVYNVLLNEARDQVLMVKNIGPSYSYYTLPGGTVEAGETLPEAAVREAKEETGYDVAVGELLHVSEAFFPQVDEHCLFFFFQSEIRGGELGTIFPDEIEEISWVTIAEAVQFMNLSKEYEQILTTQQTVPYVFNGQITH; encoded by the coding sequence ATGACGCGCCAAAAAAATATCGTCTATAACGTCTTGTTAAACGAGGCACGGGATCAGGTCCTGATGGTCAAAAACATTGGACCGTCGTATTCGTATTACACGTTGCCGGGGGGGACGGTCGAAGCGGGAGAGACGTTGCCGGAAGCAGCAGTCCGGGAAGCGAAAGAAGAGACTGGTTATGACGTCGCAGTCGGGGAACTGTTGCACGTCAGCGAAGCCTTTTTTCCGCAAGTCGATGAACATTGTCTGTTCTTCTTTTTCCAGTCCGAAATTCGCGGGGGCGAACTTGGCACGATTTTCCCCGATGAAATCGAGGAGATTTCGTGGGTCACGATTGCTGAGGCCGTTCAGTTCATGAATCTGTCAAAAGAATACGAACAGATTCTGACGACGCAACAGACGGTCCCGTATGTCTTCAACGGACAAATCACCCATTGA
- a CDS encoding GNAT family N-acetyltransferase → MKIQLKACTALDAEELYVFELENRLYFEQSIPSRGEDYYLPEIFKQRHASLLQEQRDGTSFFYLIKDEGGEIMGRINLVNRDVTTKRAELGYRIGQNHTGKGIAKEAVRLLIGQCRKLDIKEIQAKTTDGNIASRKILTGNGFQQESKAVEVELNGQRMMLIQFKRTMLD, encoded by the coding sequence ATGAAAATTCAGTTGAAGGCCTGTACGGCACTGGACGCAGAAGAGTTATATGTATTTGAACTCGAGAACCGTCTGTATTTCGAACAGTCGATTCCGTCGCGAGGCGAAGACTATTACCTGCCTGAGATTTTTAAGCAACGGCATGCGTCACTCTTACAGGAACAGCGAGATGGCACTTCGTTCTTTTACCTGATTAAAGATGAAGGCGGAGAAATTATGGGTCGCATCAATCTCGTCAATCGGGATGTAACTACTAAACGGGCAGAACTTGGGTACCGGATCGGACAGAATCATACGGGAAAGGGGATTGCCAAAGAGGCCGTCCGGCTGTTGATTGGACAATGTCGGAAACTTGATATTAAGGAAATTCAAGCAAAAACGACGGACGGAAACATCGCTTCTCGAAAAATCCTGACAGGTAACGGATTCCAACAAGAAAGCAAAGCAGTAGAAGTCGAACTGAACGGTCAACGGATGATGCTCATTCAGTTCAAACGGACGATGCTCGACTGA
- a CDS encoding DUF3169 family protein — MNKNLQSTLRMLVGGAIGFFLMYWILSSPLEGVAFSEYSVWVNGCLLIVLTGLLLFSFIRYRQIHRLLNQPLTGDAEDLADQQMYRWFSDGTLSLNVILPLSLVLVSLNLVLDQQLPLVIIGFLFMIVGLLGSLRFQTLVQQMYPERNLPDISESDYAKKLLAASDDGEKHVMLEGLYKTHSLVNMMLIVGIILLLFYSLSTSSSQLFSIFVITFILIVSNAKYYLTIRNR, encoded by the coding sequence GTGAACAAAAATCTGCAATCAACGTTACGGATGCTTGTCGGCGGTGCCATTGGATTTTTCTTGATGTATTGGATTTTAAGCAGTCCGCTTGAAGGAGTCGCCTTTTCAGAGTACAGCGTGTGGGTGAATGGATGCTTGCTGATTGTCCTGACAGGATTGCTTCTGTTTTCGTTTATTCGTTACCGGCAAATCCATCGGCTTTTGAATCAGCCGTTGACAGGAGACGCTGAAGACTTGGCCGATCAACAGATGTATCGCTGGTTCAGCGATGGCACGCTGAGCTTAAACGTAATCCTTCCACTCAGCCTTGTTCTCGTCAGTCTGAATTTAGTGCTCGATCAGCAGCTTCCGCTTGTGATAATCGGCTTTCTTTTCATGATTGTCGGACTTCTCGGTTCTCTTCGTTTTCAAACGTTGGTCCAACAGATGTACCCGGAACGGAATCTTCCTGACATCAGCGAGAGCGATTATGCAAAGAAGCTCCTCGCAGCATCAGATGACGGGGAAAAACATGTCATGCTCGAAGGTCTGTATAAAACACATTCGCTTGTTAATATGATGCTGATTGTCGGAATCATATTATTGCTCTTCTACTCGCTGTCGACGTCGAGCTCTCAGTTATTCAGTATTTTTGTCATCACGTTCATCTTGATTGTCAGTAACGCAAAATACTATCTGACGATTCGTAATCGTTAA
- a CDS encoding GNAT family N-acetyltransferase, whose product MQIVETTDLDILARLNRYVHEPHVAQQPDFFKPYDFAMVRAFFAKIVGTGSHQFLIAELDGEAIGYVWIEYLRRPESAFHFANSKARVHHLCIVDDKQQQGFGRQLLLEVERRALEQDIHKIDLDYWMSNDGVDVFYERLGFEKMRQVVVKSLH is encoded by the coding sequence ATGCAGATTGTCGAAACAACGGATCTCGATATACTGGCCCGGCTGAACCGCTACGTCCATGAGCCGCATGTCGCGCAGCAGCCGGACTTCTTTAAACCGTATGACTTTGCGATGGTCCGGGCGTTTTTTGCGAAAATCGTCGGAACCGGCAGTCATCAGTTTTTGATTGCCGAACTCGACGGCGAAGCAATCGGCTACGTCTGGATCGAATATCTCCGGCGTCCGGAAAGTGCCTTTCATTTTGCCAATTCGAAAGCCCGCGTCCATCATCTCTGTATCGTCGATGATAAACAGCAGCAGGGTTTCGGCCGTCAGTTGTTACTTGAAGTCGAGCGCCGGGCACTCGAACAGGACATACATAAAATCGACCTCGACTACTGGATGAGCAACGACGGGGTCGATGTCTTCTACGAACGGCTTGGCTTTGAAAAGATGCGCCAAGTCGTCGTAAAATCATTGCATTAA
- a CDS encoding homing endonuclease associated repeat-containing protein yields the protein MKETTHTSTSTLTTNEKIIRLIQGLHQLHTTPMKAAHYQKLAHYLPYPSLQEIEQRFGSWTKLLEQAGIVKPFELSTEDHLMLNRAKPGTSSQKRWSVDESIAFYIKTRGSRVTIRSYSELRETHTQMVSANTIIRHYGTWKQALAHFRLSSNGFYSDADCLNALRQAYEELGPDLTSQEYVRFARKHQVPSLTLLIERFTSWREALRILEETLD from the coding sequence ATGAAAGAAACCACGCACACATCCACTTCCACCTTGACGACGAATGAAAAAATCATTCGCTTGATCCAAGGTCTTCACCAGTTACATACAACACCGATGAAAGCAGCACATTACCAAAAATTAGCACATTACCTGCCCTATCCCTCTTTACAGGAAATTGAACAACGGTTTGGCTCTTGGACCAAACTATTGGAACAAGCGGGCATCGTCAAACCGTTCGAGTTGTCCACCGAGGACCATTTGATGCTGAATCGGGCAAAACCCGGTACGTCCAGCCAAAAACGCTGGAGTGTGGATGAAAGCATCGCTTTTTATATCAAGACGCGTGGCTCGCGCGTGACCATCCGCTCTTACTCGGAGTTACGGGAAACACATACGCAGATGGTGAGCGCAAACACCATCATCCGGCATTATGGGACATGGAAACAGGCACTGGCACATTTCCGGTTGTCGTCAAACGGTTTTTATTCCGACGCAGATTGCCTGAACGCGTTGCGCCAGGCATACGAAGAGCTCGGTCCTGACTTAACGAGCCAAGAGTATGTCCGGTTTGCGCGTAAGCACCAGGTTCCTTCCTTGACCTTATTAATCGAACGGTTCACGAGTTGGCGGGAAG
- the fetB gene encoding iron export ABC transporter permease subunit FetB: protein MSYVQLATSLIFIAIPLILAFTLKLGLEKDILIATVRSIIQLLIIGYILTFVFESDSPIYILLMILLMIGAATLNVIRKGDGIPGIQWIVLATLVSVEVLTMGLMLGLNIIPFEAQQVIPISGMVIGNCMILSLLFLNKFKDEVERSDEVIELILSLGGDTKTAIDTSLKSAIRTSMIPTIEAQKTMGLVQLPGMMSGLIIGGADPMEAVLYQLLILFLLLTTAATSAVLVGYMSYRKLFNQKSQFIGLTYRKNKRN from the coding sequence ATGAGTTACGTCCAACTGGCGACGTCGCTGATTTTCATTGCGATTCCGCTGATTCTGGCCTTTACGCTGAAGCTCGGTCTCGAAAAAGACATCCTGATCGCGACCGTCCGCTCGATCATTCAACTGCTGATCATCGGCTATATCCTGACGTTTGTGTTTGAGAGCGATAGTCCGATCTACATCCTGCTGATGATTCTCTTGATGATCGGCGCGGCGACACTTAACGTGATCCGTAAAGGTGACGGGATTCCCGGCATTCAGTGGATTGTCCTCGCGACCTTGGTCTCGGTCGAAGTGTTGACGATGGGACTGATGCTCGGACTGAACATCATTCCGTTTGAAGCCCAGCAAGTCATTCCAATCAGCGGGATGGTCATCGGAAACTGTATGATTCTGTCGCTGTTGTTCTTGAACAAGTTCAAGGATGAAGTTGAACGCAGCGACGAAGTGATCGAATTGATTTTATCCCTCGGCGGTGATACGAAAACGGCGATTGATACGAGTCTCAAAAGTGCCATCCGGACGAGTATGATTCCGACGATTGAGGCGCAGAAGACGATGGGACTCGTTCAGCTGCCAGGAATGATGAGTGGACTGATCATCGGCGGGGCCGATCCGATGGAAGCCGTCCTGTATCAGCTGCTGATTTTATTCCTGTTGCTGACGACAGCAGCGACGTCGGCTGTCCTCGTCGGTTACATGTCGTACCGGAAACTGTTTAATCAGAAATCCCAGTTCATCGGTCTGACGTACCGAAAAAACAAGCGGAACTAA
- a CDS encoding GNAT family N-acetyltransferase, with protein MIHLEPAIDNDADALWKLQVAAFSPLLEKYQDYDTNPANETIDRVYTRIHHPASCFLKIIADGQLVGAICIRWKEDVHFRISPLFLAPDAQGKGFAKKAMLLAEVRYPQAETWELSSLLEETKTCQLYEKMGYVETGARKPLNAKATMIHYQKQYYDLGVKEYVAFPSIPT; from the coding sequence ATGATTCACTTGGAACCGGCAATCGATAACGATGCCGACGCTTTATGGAAGTTGCAAGTCGCAGCCTTCAGTCCCTTGCTTGAGAAGTATCAAGATTATGATACCAATCCGGCCAATGAAACGATTGACCGGGTCTATACGCGAATTCATCATCCAGCGAGCTGTTTCTTAAAGATCATCGCGGACGGACAGCTCGTCGGCGCAATCTGTATTCGTTGGAAAGAAGACGTTCACTTCCGGATCAGTCCGCTATTTCTGGCCCCGGATGCACAAGGCAAAGGATTTGCCAAAAAAGCCATGCTGCTTGCGGAAGTCCGTTATCCGCAGGCTGAGACATGGGAACTGTCCAGTCTGCTCGAAGAGACGAAGACGTGCCAGTTGTACGAAAAGATGGGCTACGTCGAAACTGGCGCCCGTAAACCGCTGAACGCCAAAGCGACGATGATCCATTATCAAAAACAATATTATGACCTAGGAGTAAAAGAATATGTAGCATTTCCCTCAATACCTACATAA